One Alkalicoccus halolimnae DNA segment encodes these proteins:
- the opp4C gene encoding oligopeptide ABC transporter permease yields the protein MEAAQEVNLEKQAKKQSPWSIARRKLWHNKLAMISLVFLIVITALAYLAPFITAYDPARVDIMSRNLMPGEGHLLGTDASGRDIWTLLMYGARTSLTIGFICMFAVVIIATIIGSIAGYFGGWVDAVLMRFTDFIMNFPFLVFVIVLASIFRDAGIFALIVVLSALSWTGAARVVRSKVMTEKENEYVMAATSIGGSPFKVIRKHILPNVMTTIIVQATLLLAIMIVAETALSFLGFGVPQGTPSWGNMMTEARDPNVIRTQWWVWIPPGLAITFTILSINFIGEGIKDAFNPRSAR from the coding sequence CACAAGAAGTGAATTTAGAAAAACAAGCAAAGAAGCAGTCCCCCTGGTCGATTGCCCGCAGGAAGCTATGGCACAATAAACTCGCCATGATCAGCCTAGTCTTTCTTATTGTCATTACGGCCCTTGCTTATTTAGCGCCGTTCATTACAGCGTATGATCCGGCCCGGGTTGATATTATGAGCCGGAATCTGATGCCGGGAGAAGGGCATCTTCTCGGGACCGATGCATCGGGACGTGATATTTGGACGCTTCTCATGTACGGAGCACGGACTTCACTGACGATCGGCTTTATCTGTATGTTTGCCGTAGTTATAATTGCTACTATCATCGGCTCTATTGCCGGGTACTTCGGCGGATGGGTCGACGCGGTGCTCATGCGTTTTACGGATTTCATTATGAATTTTCCATTTCTCGTGTTTGTTATCGTTCTAGCTTCTATCTTCCGCGATGCCGGCATTTTCGCCCTTATTGTAGTGCTGAGTGCCTTATCCTGGACCGGGGCAGCGCGTGTTGTCCGGAGTAAGGTGATGACAGAGAAGGAAAATGAATACGTGATGGCTGCTACATCCATCGGCGGGAGTCCTTTTAAAGTCATCCGCAAACATATTCTGCCGAATGTCATGACAACCATTATTGTGCAGGCGACACTGCTGCTTGCGATTATGATTGTAGCGGAAACAGCTCTCAGCTTCCTCGGTTTCGGTGTTCCGCAGGGGACGCCGAGCTGGGGGAACATGATGACGGAGGCGCGTGATCCTAACGTCATTCGTACGCAGTGGTGGGTATGGATTCCACCGGGTCTTGCGATTACATTCACGATTCTTTCGATTAACTTTATCGGCGAAGGTATTAAAGATGCCTTCAATCCGCGTTCCGCGCGATAA